The Pantoea sp. At-9b genome includes a window with the following:
- a CDS encoding PLP-dependent aminotransferase family protein, translating into MAKYQQLVDQLREQIEANIWQPGEKLPSLRQQADQSGLSLMTVMHAYEVLESQGWILSKPQSGYYIAPRAAAARTRLATQTVERPEQTDTNSFVFDVLQATRDPAIMPFGSAFPDPELFPQRQLMRSLVKVSHNLKPTDALNNLPPGNPELRKILAQRYAQQGITISPDDIVITNGAMEALNLSLQAVTEPGDWVVIENPSFYGALQAIERLKLNAIAIASDVEQGMDFDELEQALQRWPVKACWLMTNRQNPLGFTLSNTRKEQLVALLARYDVALIEDDVYSELWIGDEKPLPAKAFDRTGDVMHCGSFSKNLVAGFRIGWVAAGRHAQRVQRIQLMSTLSTSAPMQLALADFLSTRSYDSHLKRLRQTLAKRKQLARAALRQVLPAEASISDTPGGYFLWVTLPQGINTTQLYHLALEQGISIAPGQLFSSSEDFRHCFRFNTAWPWDARAEAAVEKLGQLIKQLHP; encoded by the coding sequence GTGGCGAAATACCAGCAGTTGGTCGATCAACTGCGTGAACAAATCGAAGCTAACATCTGGCAGCCCGGCGAAAAATTGCCGTCACTGCGTCAGCAGGCTGATCAATCGGGCCTCAGCCTGATGACGGTGATGCACGCGTATGAGGTGCTGGAGAGTCAGGGCTGGATCTTGTCAAAACCGCAATCCGGCTACTACATCGCGCCACGCGCGGCGGCTGCGCGGACGCGGCTGGCGACACAAACGGTGGAACGCCCGGAGCAAACTGATACCAACAGCTTCGTTTTCGATGTTCTCCAGGCGACGCGCGACCCGGCGATTATGCCGTTTGGTTCGGCTTTCCCGGATCCGGAACTGTTTCCGCAGCGCCAGTTGATGCGTTCGCTGGTCAAAGTTTCGCACAATCTGAAACCGACTGATGCGCTCAACAATTTGCCACCGGGTAACCCTGAGCTACGCAAAATCCTTGCGCAACGTTACGCGCAGCAGGGGATCACCATCTCGCCCGATGACATCGTTATCACCAATGGTGCCATGGAAGCCCTCAACCTGAGTTTGCAGGCGGTGACGGAGCCGGGGGATTGGGTGGTGATCGAAAATCCCTCGTTCTACGGTGCATTACAGGCAATTGAACGCCTGAAGCTGAACGCGATCGCCATTGCCAGCGATGTTGAGCAGGGCATGGATTTTGATGAACTGGAACAGGCACTGCAACGCTGGCCGGTGAAAGCCTGCTGGCTGATGACCAACCGGCAAAATCCGCTGGGTTTTACCCTCAGCAACACGCGCAAAGAACAACTGGTAGCGCTGTTGGCGCGCTATGACGTGGCGTTGATTGAAGACGACGTTTACAGCGAGCTGTGGATTGGCGATGAAAAACCACTACCGGCGAAAGCCTTCGATCGCACTGGCGATGTGATGCATTGCGGCAGTTTTTCGAAGAACCTGGTGGCGGGTTTTCGTATCGGCTGGGTGGCTGCGGGCCGGCATGCGCAGCGCGTCCAGCGCATTCAGCTGATGAGTACACTTTCCACCAGTGCGCCGATGCAACTGGCGCTGGCGGATTTTCTCTCTACCCGTAGCTATGACAGCCACCTGAAACGGTTGCGCCAAACACTGGCCAAACGCAAACAGCTGGCACGGGCCGCGTTGCGTCAGGTGTTACCGGCAGAAGCCAGCATCAGTGATACGCCGGGAGGCTACTTTTTGTGGGTGACCTTACCCCAGGGCATCAACACCACGCAGCTATACCATCTGGCGTTAGAGCAGGGGATCAGTATCGCGCCGGGGCAGCTATTTTCCAGCAGTGAAGACTTCCGTCACTGCTTTCGCTTCAATACTGCCTGGCCGTGGGATGCGCGCGCCGAGGCGGCGGTAGAAAAATTAGGTCAGTTAATCAAACAACTGCACCCGTAG
- a CDS encoding bifunctional diguanylate cyclase/phosphodiesterase → MLVTSYDWYTVIVSVLVAMLASFTALDMAGRVATASGKSALVWLLGGGFAMGVGIWAMHFIGMLSMSLDMVMSYDPLLTATSMVIAILASIFALWLVCAGELPWTRLCGGALVLGFGVVAMHYTGMAALMFAPGIVWNGYWVAASVVIALVASGVALWLAFTLREGTGRVTLLRLGASVVMGCAIAGMHYTGMAAANFPMQSHATHMGVNSNWLAMLVTVVTLAILGITLLVSMLDARMQARTSILARSLAEANRELAQLALHDNLTRLPNRILLEDRLDQAINKADREQSHFALMFMDLDGFKAVNDAFGHHVGDNLLIAVTERMTGQMKGHYTLARMGGDEFVLLIEIDDPNDAAAAADALVKAIEKPFSISRYELVVSLSIGIAVYPGDGVDERELMFNADAAMYHTKNNGRNGYNFFQPSMNTLAQSQLQLNNDLWQALDNDELRLFYQPKYCAPRGPIIGFEALLRWQHPTRGLLTPDKFLPMAEKTGMIVNIGNWVINEACRQLHSWHLQGHPHWSVAVNLSALQFEQCNLVETVTSALDQHQIPAELLTLEVTETTAMRDPEESVRILTELTNMGVKASIDDFGTGYSSLLYLKRLPASELKIDRAFVNELQAKSEDATIVSAIVALAQSLDLKVVAEGVETEEQQAFLTGLGCNSLQGYLLGRPLPPDRIGELPEFVASVEELETAAK, encoded by the coding sequence ATGTTAGTGACTTCATATGATTGGTATACCGTCATCGTCTCGGTGTTGGTGGCGATGTTGGCCTCCTTCACCGCACTCGATATGGCGGGACGGGTGGCAACCGCCAGTGGCAAATCGGCGCTGGTGTGGCTATTAGGCGGCGGCTTTGCCATGGGCGTGGGCATCTGGGCGATGCACTTTATCGGCATGCTGTCGATGAGCCTCGATATGGTGATGAGCTATGATCCGCTGCTCACCGCAACATCAATGGTGATTGCGATACTGGCATCGATCTTTGCCTTGTGGCTGGTGTGTGCGGGCGAACTGCCGTGGACGCGACTCTGCGGCGGAGCACTGGTCTTAGGTTTTGGTGTCGTCGCGATGCACTACACCGGCATGGCGGCGCTGATGTTTGCGCCCGGTATCGTCTGGAACGGCTATTGGGTTGCGGCATCGGTGGTCATTGCGCTGGTGGCATCGGGGGTGGCGCTGTGGCTGGCGTTTACCCTGCGTGAAGGAACGGGCCGTGTCACCCTGTTGCGCCTTGGCGCATCGGTGGTCATGGGCTGCGCCATCGCGGGGATGCATTACACCGGGATGGCGGCTGCCAACTTCCCCATGCAGAGCCATGCCACCCATATGGGCGTCAACAGCAACTGGCTGGCGATGCTGGTGACGGTGGTGACGCTCGCTATCCTCGGTATTACCTTGTTGGTCTCGATGCTCGACGCCCGGATGCAGGCGCGCACCTCGATCCTTGCCCGCTCACTGGCGGAGGCCAATCGGGAACTGGCGCAGTTGGCGCTGCATGACAACCTGACGCGTCTGCCCAATCGTATTTTGCTGGAAGACCGCCTCGATCAGGCCATCAATAAAGCCGACCGTGAACAGTCCCATTTTGCCTTGATGTTTATGGATCTGGATGGCTTCAAAGCGGTCAATGACGCGTTTGGTCATCACGTTGGCGACAATCTGCTGATTGCGGTCACTGAGCGTATGACCGGGCAGATGAAAGGACATTACACGCTGGCGCGGATGGGCGGAGACGAGTTTGTCCTGTTGATCGAAATTGATGACCCTAATGATGCGGCGGCAGCGGCCGATGCACTGGTGAAGGCGATTGAAAAGCCGTTCAGCATCTCACGTTACGAGTTAGTGGTGTCCTTAAGTATTGGCATTGCGGTTTATCCGGGCGACGGGGTGGACGAACGTGAGTTGATGTTCAACGCGGATGCCGCGATGTACCACACCAAAAACAACGGGCGCAACGGCTACAACTTCTTCCAGCCCTCGATGAACACCCTGGCGCAAAGCCAGCTGCAACTGAACAACGATTTGTGGCAGGCGCTGGATAACGACGAGCTACGCCTGTTCTACCAGCCCAAATATTGTGCCCCGCGCGGCCCTATCATTGGTTTTGAAGCCTTACTGCGTTGGCAGCATCCGACGCGAGGCTTGCTGACGCCGGACAAATTCCTGCCGATGGCAGAGAAGACTGGGATGATCGTCAATATTGGCAACTGGGTGATCAATGAAGCCTGTCGTCAGCTGCATAGCTGGCATTTGCAGGGGCATCCGCACTGGTCAGTTGCCGTGAACCTGTCGGCGTTGCAGTTCGAGCAATGCAATCTGGTGGAAACCGTCACCTCGGCGTTGGATCAGCACCAGATTCCGGCAGAACTGCTGACGCTGGAAGTCACGGAAACCACGGCGATGCGTGACCCGGAAGAGAGCGTGCGCATCCTGACCGAGTTGACCAATATGGGGGTGAAAGCCTCCATTGACGACTTCGGCACCGGTTACTCCAGCCTGTTGTATCTCAAGCGCTTACCAGCCAGCGAGTTGAAAATTGACCGCGCATTTGTCAATGAGCTACAGGCGAAATCAGAAGATGCCACCATTGTCTCGGCGATTGTGGCGCTGGCGCAATCACTGGATTTAAAAGTGGTGGCTGAAGGGGTGGAAACTGAGGAACAACAAGCGTTTCTGACCGGGCTGGGATGTAATTCGTTGCAGGGATATCTGCTGGGCCGACCCTTGCCGCCAGATCGCATTGGCGAACTGCCGGAGTTTGTCGCCTCGGTGGAAGAACTGGAAACTGCCGCGAAATAA
- a CDS encoding bifunctional diguanylate cyclase/phosphodiesterase: MLLITWDSVLVTSSLIVAFIASFTALDTAGRVAVSRGCIARLWLIAGGTAMGIGVWAMHFIGMLAMMLPMTMRYDVPLTSWSLAVAIIAAIFSFAQVVRGSHLTLRRLVRGTLILGSGVVAMHYLGMNALMIEPAIHWNLQLVALSVVIAYAASGAALWLAFHLRQGDGLLLMRGCASLVMGAAVAGMHYVGMAAAQFNNASSMMEHGVSDQGLAVWVTIITLTILGITLLLSMLDAQLRAARLAAKLKHANNELRQLAMHDNLTTLPNRVLLEQQLDAAVKHATLNDQTFALMFMDLDGFKAVNDTWGHHVGDCLLVAVAARLRNQLREDVILARLGGDEFVLLSPDSDGLQAATIAQRLVNTIDAPFELDRYSLRVSLSVGIVIFPLHGRSKQEMMFNADSAMYHTKHSGRNGWCLFEPAMSTVAQHQLALANDLWHALEHQEMRLFYQPKFRAGGTLLMGFEALLRWQHPRRGLLMPDMFLPRAEKTGQIIALGNWVINEACRQLRQWHEEGNSHWSVSVNLSALQFHQRDLIDSLREILQRHSLPEGALMLEITETIAMRDPQFSQQRIAELHQLGVKVAIDNFGIGYANLLHLKHLEATELKIDRSFINSLRADSEDATVVSAMITLAQSLNLRMVAEGVETEEQQRLLTGLGFDTLQGYLLGKPTPADRISEFTVAVTAPLVIPDNIAPLAGA; the protein is encoded by the coding sequence ATGTTGCTGATTACCTGGGATAGCGTTCTGGTGACGAGTTCATTGATCGTCGCTTTTATCGCCTCATTTACGGCACTGGATACGGCCGGACGCGTAGCGGTATCACGTGGCTGCATCGCCCGCTTATGGCTGATCGCCGGGGGTACGGCGATGGGCATTGGTGTCTGGGCGATGCATTTCATCGGTATGCTCGCCATGATGCTACCTATGACCATGCGTTACGATGTGCCGCTCACCTCGTGGTCGCTGGCGGTGGCGATCATTGCTGCCATCTTTTCGTTTGCGCAGGTGGTACGCGGGAGTCATCTGACCTTACGCCGCCTGGTGCGGGGCACGTTAATCCTCGGCAGTGGCGTGGTGGCGATGCATTATCTCGGCATGAACGCGCTGATGATCGAACCGGCTATTCACTGGAATCTGCAGCTGGTTGCCTTGTCGGTAGTCATTGCGTATGCCGCCTCCGGTGCGGCTTTGTGGCTGGCATTTCATTTACGCCAGGGCGATGGACTGTTGTTGATGCGCGGCTGTGCCTCGCTGGTGATGGGTGCGGCCGTTGCCGGCATGCATTATGTCGGGATGGCGGCTGCGCAGTTCAACAATGCCAGCAGCATGATGGAACATGGGGTCAGCGATCAGGGGCTGGCGGTGTGGGTCACCATCATCACCCTGACCATCCTTGGCATCACGCTGTTGTTGTCGATGCTGGATGCGCAGCTGCGCGCCGCACGACTGGCGGCAAAACTAAAGCATGCCAACAACGAATTGCGCCAACTGGCCATGCACGACAATCTCACCACCTTACCTAACCGGGTGCTGCTGGAACAGCAACTCGATGCTGCTGTTAAACACGCCACGCTCAACGACCAAACCTTTGCGCTGATGTTTATGGATCTCGACGGCTTTAAGGCGGTCAACGATACCTGGGGACATCATGTTGGTGACTGCTTACTTGTGGCAGTGGCCGCGCGTCTGCGTAATCAGTTACGCGAGGATGTGATTCTGGCGCGTCTGGGCGGGGATGAATTTGTGCTGTTAAGCCCCGACAGCGATGGCTTACAGGCCGCCACCATCGCCCAGCGTCTGGTCAATACCATCGATGCCCCGTTTGAACTCGACCGTTATTCGCTGCGGGTGTCGTTAAGTGTGGGCATCGTCATCTTCCCGCTGCATGGCCGCAGCAAGCAGGAGATGATGTTCAACGCCGATTCAGCGATGTATCACACCAAACACAGCGGACGTAATGGCTGGTGCCTGTTTGAACCGGCGATGAGTACGGTTGCGCAGCATCAACTGGCGCTGGCCAATGATCTGTGGCACGCGCTGGAGCATCAGGAAATGCGTCTGTTCTACCAACCGAAGTTTCGTGCCGGTGGGACGCTGCTGATGGGCTTTGAAGCGCTGCTGCGCTGGCAACATCCGCGTCGTGGATTGCTGATGCCAGACATGTTCCTGCCGCGTGCGGAAAAAACCGGGCAGATTATCGCGCTGGGCAATTGGGTGATCAATGAAGCCTGCCGTCAGCTACGCCAGTGGCATGAAGAGGGCAATAGCCACTGGAGCGTCTCCGTTAACCTCTCGGCGCTGCAATTCCACCAGCGCGACTTGATCGACAGCTTACGTGAGATTCTGCAACGGCACAGCTTGCCGGAAGGCGCGCTGATGTTAGAAATTACCGAAACCATTGCCATGCGTGACCCGCAGTTCAGTCAGCAACGTATTGCTGAATTGCATCAGTTGGGCGTGAAGGTGGCGATTGATAATTTTGGTATCGGTTATGCCAACCTGCTCCATCTGAAACATCTGGAGGCGACGGAGTTGAAAATCGATCGCAGCTTCATCAACAGCCTGCGTGCTGACAGCGAAGATGCCACCGTCGTCAGTGCGATGATTACCCTGGCGCAGAGCCTGAATTTACGTATGGTGGCCGAGGGCGTTGAAACGGAAGAACAGCAGCGCTTATTAACCGGGTTGGGTTTCGATACCCTTCAGGGCTACTTACTGGGTAAACCGACACCGGCAGATCGTATCAGCGAATTCACTGTGGCAGTGACTGCCCCTCTTGTTATCCCCGATAACATCGCACCTTTGGCGGGTGCGTGA
- a CDS encoding spore coat protein U domain-containing protein, whose protein sequence is MKLKLFLLAASLSATFPPYAAFAATTTGTINATLTLTTGCLVNGQSATTGVNFGTLNFGSSAATFDTLNATLVGASGNGIYVRCTTGQTFNVQVTSSNAAPATIYGTVSGQPRYLILGSNNTQGIAYTLYSDAAFTTAIANNTNIAPSGTTDPTLGTNYAIYGRVVGGGFNPLIPAGTYTDTINVAVNY, encoded by the coding sequence ATGAAACTCAAGCTTTTTCTTTTGGCCGCCAGCCTGAGCGCTACCTTCCCGCCGTATGCTGCTTTCGCCGCCACCACAACGGGAACCATTAACGCTACGCTTACCCTGACCACCGGCTGCCTGGTGAATGGTCAATCCGCTACGACCGGGGTGAACTTCGGTACCTTGAACTTCGGAAGCAGCGCTGCCACTTTCGATACCCTGAATGCCACCCTGGTTGGGGCTTCCGGCAATGGTATCTACGTGCGCTGCACCACCGGCCAAACCTTTAACGTACAAGTGACCAGCAGTAATGCCGCACCGGCCACCATTTATGGCACCGTGAGCGGACAGCCACGCTATCTGATCCTCGGCTCCAACAACACGCAAGGCATCGCCTACACCTTGTACAGTGATGCGGCCTTTACCACCGCCATCGCCAATAACACCAATATCGCCCCAAGCGGCACCACCGACCCCACTCTGGGGACGAACTACGCCATCTATGGTCGTGTCGTCGGTGGTGGCTTCAACCCGTTGATTCCGGCGGGGACTTACACCGATACCATTAACGTTGCCGTCAATTACTGA
- a CDS encoding spore coat U domain-containing protein gives MVNGWTRIAGGLALLIGSVNAWGLPTATFQVSASVVAGCVVSGTNPGVFGTLDFGTQSGVASSSVSATFVQSSTISLACTPGTTVSMSINGGSNYTTTRNLKLASFTNTVAYSLYSNASHTTAIGVNSPVTLSYSNANNITLPIYGVLQLPGPTRAGVYTDTLTVTLSW, from the coding sequence GTGGTAAATGGGTGGACGCGCATTGCTGGCGGTCTGGCCCTGCTGATAGGGAGTGTCAATGCCTGGGGGTTGCCAACCGCAACCTTCCAGGTCTCTGCTTCAGTGGTGGCTGGCTGCGTGGTCTCCGGTACAAATCCCGGCGTTTTTGGCACGCTTGATTTTGGCACCCAGTCCGGCGTCGCCAGCAGCAGTGTCAGTGCCACCTTTGTCCAGAGTTCCACCATCAGCCTTGCCTGCACGCCAGGCACCACTGTCAGCATGTCGATTAACGGCGGCAGCAACTACACCACCACCCGCAACCTGAAACTGGCCAGTTTCACCAATACCGTGGCCTACAGCCTGTACAGCAACGCCAGCCACACCACCGCGATTGGGGTGAATTCTCCGGTTACCCTCAGCTATAGCAACGCCAACAACATCACGTTGCCGATTTACGGCGTGTTGCAGCTACCGGGGCCGACGCGCGCCGGGGTTTATACCGATACTTTAACCGTCACCCTGAGCTGGTGA
- a CDS encoding molecular chaperone, whose translation MKNLLLVWLLTFSALSHAANSLMIWPIDPAINPDDKASELWLENRGDATTLMQVRIFTWQQVNQREQYQTQTDVVASPPLVRIEPGQKQLVRLIKQTPPAAGKEMAYRVVLDEIPTPRTPGTNQAGLTFQMRYSVPLFVYGNGLTFDSAKPDLSWQVENSGGRRWLLLTNHGTGHARLSNVTIGGRKLGDGLFGYVLANSSNRWPLAGNVSGELEAEMNKGHWRSAALR comes from the coding sequence ATGAAAAACCTGCTGCTGGTATGGCTGCTCACGTTCAGCGCCCTTAGCCATGCCGCCAACTCGCTGATGATCTGGCCGATCGATCCTGCCATCAATCCCGACGACAAAGCCAGTGAGCTGTGGCTGGAGAACCGTGGCGATGCAACCACCTTAATGCAGGTCCGCATTTTCACCTGGCAGCAAGTCAACCAGCGGGAGCAGTATCAGACACAGACCGACGTGGTCGCCAGCCCACCGCTGGTACGCATCGAGCCGGGGCAAAAACAGCTGGTGCGTTTAATCAAACAAACGCCGCCCGCCGCTGGCAAGGAAATGGCCTACCGCGTGGTGCTGGATGAGATCCCTACCCCACGTACCCCCGGAACCAATCAGGCCGGATTGACGTTCCAGATGCGCTATTCGGTGCCGCTCTTCGTTTATGGTAACGGGCTGACGTTCGACAGCGCCAAACCCGACCTGAGCTGGCAGGTGGAAAACAGCGGCGGCCGACGCTGGCTCCTACTGACTAACCACGGCACCGGCCATGCGCGCCTGAGCAATGTCACCATCGGCGGGCGCAAACTGGGTGATGGCCTGTTTGGCTACGTGCTGGCAAACAGCAGCAACCGCTGGCCACTGGCGGGCAACGTCAGCGGAGAGCTGGAGGCCGAGATGAACAAAGGCCACTGGCGTAGCGCAGCCCTGCGCTGA
- a CDS encoding fimbria/pilus outer membrane usher protein, giving the protein MMRFPLHPCALAVTSALCCLTPLMSSAETFSELPPPPALQNNAAGQQYMLELIINQGEQGNIVPVEQKNGDFWLRRGDLERAGIPADKLQGQQININQLNSVKVAYDNQRQRLLLTVPPAWLPGQVIGQSHNGPRYPGRTSTGALLNYDFYATRTDHSGTRLATWNELRLFGAAGQFSSNGVLQQQLEGSAPQQQDGYIRYDTWWSNENEQAVLSWRAGDLVTDSLSWTNSVRLGGVQIGRDFSVRPDLITYPLPQFSGQAAVPSTVDLFINGYRSSQANVQPGPWSLTNVPFVNGAGDAVITTTDAVGRQVTTTLPFYVSSNLLKQGLSDYSFSAGAMRENYGIKNVDYGAAAASGSYRYGLTDWLTLETHAEGSDEVAMGGAGGQVRLGSWGVINGALAQSQMSSKPGTQYSWGYQYNNSWLSLGTQHTLRTVDFGNLALVGNRSDSEDTTYSLARRSAQYTASVSMNQYGSLGLAYLDINSGNGERTRLWNLSWSKNLWGNSSLYISASRDQQQGEWSGAISLVIPFGEQGSASVSMERDQQGENNQRIYLSRAMPSDGGYSWDASWANQGGNSGDYRQGSLRYRNNKVDTSAGFYGDDDNTTQWADFSGALVLMDNRLFVANQINDAFVLVKTNYPDVNIRYENQSMGRTDKEGYLLVPSISSYYAAKYDIDTLDLPADMTSPRVEQRFAVKRQSGYLLNFPVEKLRSASVILHDSDGKPLPVSSQVLRAGQATEYVGWDGITWMENLEASNPIQVITPDGRRCQTELTIANGQPMALKTYGPLTCALPPPPPGAALPNNENSTTGISP; this is encoded by the coding sequence CTGATGCGATTTCCGCTCCATCCCTGCGCGCTGGCGGTGACCAGCGCCCTGTGTTGTCTGACACCCCTGATGAGTAGCGCGGAGACCTTCTCCGAGCTGCCGCCGCCTCCTGCGCTGCAAAACAACGCCGCGGGGCAGCAGTACATGCTGGAGCTGATCATCAACCAAGGGGAACAGGGCAATATCGTGCCGGTAGAACAAAAGAACGGCGATTTCTGGCTGCGGCGTGGCGATTTAGAACGGGCCGGTATCCCGGCGGATAAATTGCAAGGCCAGCAGATTAATATCAACCAACTGAACAGCGTGAAAGTCGCTTATGACAATCAACGTCAACGTCTGCTGCTGACGGTTCCTCCGGCATGGTTACCGGGTCAGGTGATTGGTCAGTCGCACAATGGCCCACGCTATCCCGGTCGTACCAGTACCGGCGCGCTACTCAATTACGACTTCTATGCCACCCGTACCGATCACAGTGGTACGCGACTCGCCACCTGGAATGAGTTGCGTTTGTTTGGTGCCGCCGGACAGTTCTCCAGCAATGGCGTGTTGCAGCAGCAATTAGAAGGCAGCGCGCCGCAGCAGCAGGACGGTTATATTCGTTATGACACTTGGTGGAGTAACGAAAACGAACAGGCCGTACTCAGTTGGCGTGCCGGGGATCTCGTCACCGATTCTCTCTCCTGGACCAACAGCGTGCGTCTGGGCGGTGTGCAGATTGGTCGTGATTTCAGCGTGCGCCCTGACCTCATCACCTACCCGTTGCCACAATTTTCCGGCCAGGCCGCCGTACCTTCCACCGTCGATCTGTTTATCAACGGCTATCGTTCCAGCCAGGCTAACGTGCAGCCCGGCCCGTGGTCGCTCACCAATGTGCCCTTTGTTAACGGTGCGGGCGATGCCGTCATCACCACCACCGACGCGGTAGGCCGCCAGGTCACCACCACGCTACCGTTCTACGTCTCCAGCAATCTGCTGAAACAAGGCTTGTCTGATTACTCCTTTTCAGCCGGGGCGATGCGTGAAAACTATGGCATCAAAAACGTCGACTATGGCGCAGCCGCGGCCAGCGGTTCCTACCGCTACGGCCTGACTGACTGGCTGACGCTGGAAACCCACGCGGAGGGCAGCGATGAGGTCGCTATGGGGGGTGCCGGTGGCCAGGTGAGACTGGGCAGTTGGGGGGTGATCAACGGCGCGCTGGCGCAGAGCCAGATGAGCAGCAAACCGGGCACACAATACAGCTGGGGTTATCAGTACAACAACAGCTGGCTCAGCCTCGGTACCCAACACACGCTGCGCACCGTGGATTTTGGCAATCTGGCGCTGGTCGGCAATCGCAGCGACTCGGAAGATACCACCTATTCCCTGGCGCGGCGCAGTGCGCAATACACCGCCAGCGTGTCGATGAATCAGTACGGTAGTCTCGGGCTGGCGTATCTTGACATCAATAGCGGTAATGGCGAACGCACACGGCTGTGGAACCTGTCGTGGAGTAAAAACCTTTGGGGTAACAGCAGCCTGTATATCTCGGCCAGTCGCGATCAGCAACAAGGGGAATGGAGTGGTGCCATCTCGTTGGTGATCCCTTTCGGCGAACAGGGTAGTGCCTCGGTCAGCATGGAACGCGACCAGCAGGGCGAAAATAACCAGCGGATCTATCTGTCGCGGGCCATGCCCAGCGACGGCGGCTATTCCTGGGATGCCTCCTGGGCCAATCAGGGCGGCAACAGCGGCGATTATCGCCAGGGCAGCCTGCGCTATCGCAACAACAAGGTGGATACCTCGGCGGGCTTTTATGGCGACGATGATAATACCACCCAGTGGGCTGATTTCAGTGGCGCGCTGGTGCTGATGGATAACCGCCTGTTTGTCGCCAATCAAATCAACGACGCCTTTGTGCTGGTGAAAACCAATTACCCCGATGTGAACATCCGCTACGAAAATCAGTCAATGGGGCGCACCGACAAAGAAGGCTATTTGCTGGTGCCATCCATCAGCAGCTATTACGCGGCAAAATACGATATCGATACGCTGGACCTGCCCGCCGATATGACCTCACCGCGCGTCGAGCAGCGTTTCGCTGTGAAGCGCCAGAGCGGCTATCTGCTGAATTTCCCGGTGGAGAAACTGCGTTCCGCCAGTGTCATTCTGCATGACAGCGACGGCAAGCCGCTACCGGTCTCCAGCCAGGTGCTGCGCGCAGGACAAGCCACTGAGTATGTCGGCTGGGATGGTATCACCTGGATGGAAAACCTGGAGGCCAGCAATCCCATTCAGGTCATCACGCCGGACGGTCGCCGTTGCCAAACCGAACTCACGATCGCCAATGGTCAACCCATGGCGCTGAAAACCTATGGTCCGCTCACCTGCGCGCTCCCCCCGCCGCCGCCAGGTGCTGCGCTTCCGAATAACGAAAACTCCACTACAGGCATATCGCCATGA
- a CDS encoding spore coat protein U domain-containing protein — protein MKKMLVLLTLLLLPGLAQAACSLPASTASFGSVTTFVVNSTISSTSTTANVNCGAGSALTLLGTNQITFQLASASSVNGTRGAMIISGSSGSDNIPVRLCMDSACATELTVGGSTYTFSQSVLANLAGLFGSLNFALPVYLKTVTGQTVAAGTYTVTLNLYVTYNICTSLGVGGLCLTPQTGTGTIPITVTMVISNDCTTITAPNVSFGSAPLVSSFSTVQQTISVVCSKGSTYTVGLSNGSYAANGVRNMASGTNRLSYDIYRGTTTTTRWGPTGTDRWSSSASTTVSTDGLTRGYTYTAQILTTQNTPAAGNYTDNVVVDLSF, from the coding sequence ATGAAAAAAATGCTGGTCCTGCTCACCTTGCTACTCCTGCCCGGTCTGGCGCAAGCTGCCTGTAGCCTGCCCGCTTCCACCGCCAGCTTTGGTTCGGTCACCACCTTTGTGGTCAATTCAACCATCAGCTCCACATCGACCACCGCCAATGTGAACTGTGGCGCGGGTTCAGCATTGACCTTGTTAGGCACTAACCAAATCACGTTTCAGCTCGCCAGCGCCTCCAGCGTCAACGGTACACGCGGTGCCATGATCATCAGCGGCAGCAGCGGCAGCGATAACATTCCGGTACGCCTGTGTATGGACAGCGCCTGTGCCACTGAGCTGACGGTGGGGGGATCGACCTATACCTTTTCACAATCGGTACTGGCAAACCTTGCCGGCCTGTTCGGTAGCCTGAACTTCGCCTTACCCGTGTATCTGAAGACGGTAACCGGGCAAACGGTGGCGGCAGGCACTTATACCGTGACGCTCAATCTTTACGTCACCTATAACATCTGTACCAGCCTTGGCGTGGGCGGCCTGTGCCTGACACCACAGACCGGGACCGGCACCATCCCGATTACGGTGACGATGGTGATATCGAATGATTGCACCACCATCACCGCCCCCAATGTCAGCTTTGGTAGCGCGCCGTTAGTCAGCAGCTTTTCCACCGTGCAGCAGACCATTAGCGTGGTGTGCAGCAAAGGCAGCACCTATACGGTGGGATTGAGTAATGGCAGCTACGCAGCTAATGGCGTGCGCAATATGGCGAGCGGCACCAACCGGTTGAGTTATGACATCTATCGGGGAACGACCACCACCACGCGCTGGGGACCAACCGGTACCGATCGCTGGAGCAGCAGTGCCTCAACCACTGTCAGTACCGATGGCCTGACACGCGGCTACACCTACACCGCGCAGATTCTCACTACGCAGAATACCCCGGCGGCCGGGAATTACACCGATAACGTGGTGGTGGATTTGTCGTTTTAG